A stretch of Desulfurivibrio alkaliphilus AHT 2 DNA encodes these proteins:
- the ahcY gene encoding adenosylhomocysteinase has translation MDNNDYKVADMNLADWGRKEVLIAETEMPGLMALREEYGASKPLKGARIAGCLHMTIQTAVLMETLTALGAEVRWSSCNIFSTQDQAAAAMVAAGIPTFAWKGENEEEFWWCIEQTITGPDGWRPNMILDDGGDLTQIMHEKYPELMKDVKGISEETTTGVHRLYEMTKEGSLLAPAINVNDSVTKSKFDNLYGCRESLLDGIKRATDVMIAGKICVVAGYGDVGKGCAQAFRGMGATVWVTECDPICALQAAMEGFRVVTMDDAAPKADIFVTATGNINVVTRAHMEQMRDQAIVCNIGHFDNEIDIAGLKDLTWENIKPQVDHVIFPDGHRIIILAEGRLVNLGCATGHPSFVMSNSFTNQVLAQIELWERHDQYERKVYMLPKHLDEKVAKLHLERIGANLTELRPDQAKYIGVPVEGPYKPDHYRY, from the coding sequence CTGGACAACAACGATTACAAAGTGGCGGACATGAACCTGGCCGACTGGGGCCGTAAAGAGGTGCTGATCGCCGAGACCGAGATGCCCGGGCTGATGGCCCTGCGCGAAGAGTACGGCGCGAGCAAGCCGCTCAAGGGCGCCCGCATTGCCGGCTGCCTGCACATGACCATCCAGACCGCGGTGCTGATGGAAACCCTCACCGCCCTGGGGGCGGAGGTCCGCTGGTCCTCCTGCAACATCTTCTCCACCCAGGACCAGGCCGCCGCCGCCATGGTGGCCGCCGGGATTCCCACCTTTGCCTGGAAGGGCGAGAACGAGGAAGAGTTCTGGTGGTGCATCGAGCAGACCATCACCGGCCCCGACGGCTGGCGGCCCAACATGATCCTGGACGACGGCGGCGACCTGACCCAGATCATGCACGAGAAATATCCCGAGCTGATGAAAGATGTGAAGGGGATCAGCGAAGAGACCACCACCGGGGTCCACCGCCTCTATGAGATGACCAAGGAAGGCAGCCTGCTGGCCCCGGCCATCAACGTCAACGACTCGGTAACCAAGTCCAAGTTCGACAACCTGTACGGCTGCCGGGAATCGCTGCTCGACGGCATCAAGCGGGCCACCGACGTGATGATCGCCGGTAAGATCTGCGTGGTGGCCGGTTACGGCGACGTGGGCAAGGGCTGTGCCCAAGCCTTCCGCGGCATGGGCGCCACCGTCTGGGTCACCGAGTGCGACCCCATCTGCGCCCTGCAGGCCGCCATGGAAGGCTTCCGGGTAGTGACCATGGATGACGCCGCACCTAAAGCCGACATCTTCGTCACCGCCACCGGCAACATCAACGTCGTTACCCGCGCCCACATGGAGCAGATGCGGGACCAGGCCATCGTCTGCAACATCGGCCATTTCGACAACGAGATCGATATCGCCGGCCTTAAAGACCTGACCTGGGAGAACATCAAGCCCCAGGTGGATCACGTGATCTTCCCCGACGGCCACCGCATCATCATCCTGGCCGAGGGCCGGCTGGTGAACCTGGGCTGCGCCACCGGCCACCCCAGCTTCGTGATGAGCAACTCCTTCACCAACCAGGTACTGGCCCAGATCGAGCTGTGGGAGCGCCACGACCAGTATGAAAGAAAGGTCTACATGCTGCCCAAGCACCTGGACGAAAAGGTGGCCAAGCTCCACCTGGAACGGATCGGCGCCAACCTCACCGAACTCCGCCCCGACCAGGCCAAGTACATCGGCGTACCGGTGGAAGGGCCGTACAAACCCGACCACTACCGCTACTAA
- the metK gene encoding methionine adenosyltransferase: MANYLFTSESVSEGHPDKVADQVSDAVLDAILAQDKMSRVACETLVTTGMALIAGEITTNAVVDYPSIVRETIKEIGYNSSDMGFDWQSCAILTSIDKQSPDIAQGVDEGKGVDLDQGAGDQGLMFGYACDETKVLMPMPITYSHRLVKRQAEMRKSGRLPWLRPDAKSQVTIEYENDKPKRVEAVVLSTQHSPEVDYEDLKEAVMEEIIKPILPENMVDKNTKYFINPTGRFVIGGPVGDCGVTGRKIIVDTYGGVGSHGGGAFSGKDPSKVDRSSSYMGRYVAKNVVAAGLASQCEVQVAYAIGISQPVSINVVTFGTGKISDDEIRKLITEHFDLRPKAIVQHLDLLRPIYRKTAAYGHFGREREEFTWERTDKAEALRAAAGIK, encoded by the coding sequence ATGGCAAACTATCTCTTCACCTCCGAATCCGTTTCCGAAGGCCATCCCGACAAGGTGGCCGACCAGGTTTCCGATGCCGTTCTGGACGCCATCCTGGCCCAGGACAAGATGTCCCGGGTGGCCTGCGAGACCCTGGTGACCACCGGCATGGCCCTGATCGCCGGCGAGATCACCACCAACGCGGTGGTCGATTACCCCAGCATCGTCCGCGAGACCATCAAGGAAATCGGCTACAACTCTTCCGATATGGGCTTTGACTGGCAGTCCTGCGCCATCCTCACCAGCATCGACAAGCAGTCGCCGGATATCGCCCAGGGGGTGGACGAAGGCAAGGGTGTCGACCTGGACCAGGGCGCCGGCGACCAGGGCCTGATGTTCGGCTACGCCTGCGACGAAACCAAGGTGCTGATGCCCATGCCCATCACCTACTCCCACCGCCTGGTCAAGCGCCAGGCCGAGATGCGGAAATCCGGCCGGCTGCCCTGGCTGCGCCCCGATGCCAAAAGCCAGGTCACCATCGAGTATGAAAACGACAAACCCAAACGGGTCGAGGCGGTGGTACTCTCCACCCAGCACTCCCCCGAGGTGGATTACGAGGACCTCAAAGAGGCGGTGATGGAAGAGATCATCAAGCCCATACTGCCCGAGAACATGGTGGATAAAAACACCAAGTACTTCATCAACCCCACCGGCCGTTTCGTAATTGGCGGCCCCGTGGGCGACTGCGGCGTTACCGGCCGCAAGATCATCGTCGACACCTACGGCGGCGTGGGCTCCCACGGCGGCGGCGCCTTCTCCGGCAAGGATCCCTCCAAGGTGGACCGCTCCTCTTCCTACATGGGCCGCTATGTGGCCAAGAACGTGGTGGCCGCCGGCCTGGCCTCCCAGTGCGAAGTGCAAGTGGCCTATGCCATCGGCATTTCCCAGCCGGTTTCCATCAACGTGGTCACCTTCGGCACCGGCAAGATCAGCGACGACGAGATCCGCAAGCTGATCACCGAGCACTTCGATCTGCGGCCCAAGGCCATCGTCCAGCATCTCGACCTGCTGCGCCCCATCTACCGTAAAACCGCCGCCTACGGCCACTTCGGCCGGGAGCGGGAAGAGTTCACCTGGGAGCGCACCGACAAGGCCGAGGCTCTTAGAGCCGCCGCCGGCATTAAATAG
- a CDS encoding bifunctional homocysteine S-methyltransferase/methylenetetrahydrofolate reductase — MSANKPDFLEYIRERVLLADGALGSYLYAKGIELGKNIERLNLADPDLVYSVHEEYIRAGSRLIETNTFGANRLKLENAGLEDKARQINLAGAELAVRAGSGEVYVAGSVGPSGADFPLGETEGPEREAVEAAFKEQIEALLEGGVDLLILETFSHLDELLLALKVARRLAGKMPIVANMVYPKQGCTAAGLDALECGRAALAAGADVVGSNCGRGARAMLTAMERLAALGEEVPLAAFPNAGFPEIVNHRLIYPAEPPYMAQLVREMVKTGARLVGGCCGTTPAHIQEFGKHLRLKRRPLTQVASDKQATGPDSQAPTAAKAGSLLKRLPTDKLPVLVEVDPPTHLDISGVLGGAKELAAAGADAITLGENPLAVLRADNISLAHKIRSEVGIATVAHVTCRDRNALGLQSQIMGAHLLEIDSILAVTGDPATTGDQPAATGVFDVQSFGLIRMLNQFNQGRNPAGKAMKGQCDFSIGAAFSYRPNNPDLQIRRLERKAALGAVYAMTQPFFSAGAVEDMLERTRHLEMLIFPGIFPLISARNAEFLHHEVPGINIPEDLRRKLGRYEAVEDQRRVADEFTRELIAEICPIIDGLYLISPLNKWEVTAELTREVRQAGWKGSGRLAALVQ; from the coding sequence ATGAGTGCCAACAAACCCGACTTTCTGGAATATATCCGGGAACGGGTGCTGCTGGCCGACGGGGCCCTGGGCAGCTATCTGTACGCCAAGGGGATTGAGCTGGGCAAGAACATCGAACGGCTCAACCTGGCGGACCCGGACCTGGTTTACTCGGTACACGAAGAATATATCCGGGCCGGCAGCCGGCTCATTGAAACCAACACCTTCGGGGCCAACCGGCTCAAGCTGGAAAACGCCGGCCTGGAGGACAAGGCCCGGCAGATCAACCTGGCCGGGGCCGAACTGGCGGTGCGGGCCGGCAGCGGCGAGGTTTACGTGGCCGGTTCGGTGGGCCCCAGCGGCGCCGATTTCCCCCTGGGCGAAACCGAGGGACCGGAAAGGGAAGCGGTGGAGGCGGCCTTCAAGGAGCAGATCGAGGCCCTGCTGGAAGGCGGGGTGGACCTGCTGATCCTGGAGACCTTCAGCCATCTCGACGAGCTGCTGCTGGCCCTGAAAGTGGCCCGCCGCCTGGCCGGCAAAATGCCCATCGTGGCCAACATGGTCTACCCCAAGCAGGGTTGCACCGCCGCCGGCCTCGATGCCCTGGAATGCGGGCGGGCGGCCCTGGCCGCCGGAGCCGACGTGGTGGGCTCCAACTGCGGCCGCGGCGCCCGGGCCATGCTGACGGCCATGGAACGGCTGGCCGCCTTGGGCGAGGAGGTGCCCCTGGCCGCCTTTCCCAACGCCGGCTTTCCGGAGATCGTCAACCACCGCCTGATCTACCCCGCCGAACCGCCCTACATGGCGCAACTGGTGCGGGAGATGGTCAAGACCGGGGCCCGGCTGGTGGGCGGCTGCTGCGGCACCACCCCGGCCCATATCCAGGAATTCGGCAAACACTTGCGCCTTAAACGCCGCCCCTTGACCCAGGTGGCCAGCGACAAACAGGCCACCGGGCCGGACAGCCAGGCCCCGACGGCGGCCAAGGCCGGCAGCCTGCTCAAGCGCCTGCCCACCGACAAACTGCCGGTGCTGGTGGAGGTTGACCCGCCCACCCACCTGGATATCAGCGGGGTGCTCGGCGGCGCCAAGGAACTGGCCGCCGCCGGGGCCGACGCCATTACCCTGGGGGAAAACCCCCTGGCGGTACTGCGGGCCGACAACATCTCGCTGGCCCACAAGATCCGCAGCGAGGTGGGCATTGCCACCGTGGCCCACGTTACCTGCCGCGACCGCAACGCCCTGGGGCTGCAATCGCAGATCATGGGGGCCCATTTGCTGGAGATCGACAGTATCCTGGCGGTCACCGGCGATCCGGCCACCACCGGCGACCAGCCGGCGGCCACCGGGGTATTCGACGTGCAGTCGTTCGGCCTGATCCGGATGCTCAACCAGTTCAACCAGGGCCGCAACCCGGCGGGCAAGGCCATGAAGGGGCAGTGCGATTTTTCCATCGGTGCCGCCTTCAGCTACCGGCCCAACAACCCGGACCTGCAGATCCGCCGCCTGGAACGCAAAGCGGCCCTGGGCGCGGTCTATGCCATGACCCAGCCCTTCTTCAGCGCCGGGGCCGTCGAGGATATGCTGGAACGCACCAGGCACCTGGAGATGCTGATCTTCCCCGGCATCTTCCCGCTGATCTCGGCCCGCAACGCCGAGTTTCTGCACCACGAGGTACCTGGGATCAACATCCCCGAAGACCTGCGACGCAAGCTGGGACGCTACGAGGCGGTGGAAGACCAGCGCCGGGTGGCCGACGAGTTCACCCGGGAGCTGATCGCCGAGATCTGCCCCATCATCGACGGCCTCTACCTGATCAGCCCGCTCAACAAGTGGGAGGTCACCGCCGAACTGACCCGGGAAGTCCGGCAGGCCGGCTGGAAGGGCAGCGGCCGACTGGCAGCCCTGGTGCAATAG
- the asnB gene encoding asparagine synthase B, producing the protein MCGIAGCIGSADVDTVNRMLDALEHRGPNDRGVHISGNMAFGHTRLSIVDVAGGHQPIISTDNSCGIIGNGEIYNFRKLREQLAEEFEFRTHSDTEVPLHLYRKKGSACVKELDGMFAFCIFTEAGDYLLARDPVGIKPLYYAYRDGNLYFSSELGAMSLAQVEEVHEFPAGHYYTPQEGFVRYYQVPEIRDHLLTGVDEAAARVRDTFKASVKKRLLADPEIPVGAFCSGGLDSSLIAAIAAEEIPNLHTFAVGMRDENGKESDDLTAARLVAEHIDSTHHELIFTEEEYYQALPEVIGKLESYDPSLVRCAVPCYFTCKLAARYVTVVLTGEGADELFAGYHYMKHQETARLNQECRRLISTLHNINLQRADRIGMLFNLELRVPFLDTAMIDLAMQIPAELKIRQVNDARIEKWILRRAFADTGHLPEEVLWRYKVQYTQGAGCESLGERLAEKEISDQELAEIKAAYPQAAINSKEAALYFKIFRRYHPQDSILKSIGIWEGFNFAEERANTQGALDNKRYQDTPAAAPKANDPEGASQ; encoded by the coding sequence ATGTGTGGAATTGCAGGATGTATCGGTTCGGCCGATGTGGACACCGTCAACCGGATGTTGGATGCCCTGGAGCATCGCGGCCCCAACGACCGGGGCGTGCACATTAGCGGCAACATGGCTTTCGGCCATACCCGGCTCTCGATTGTCGATGTGGCCGGCGGCCACCAGCCGATCATCAGCACCGACAACAGTTGCGGCATCATCGGCAACGGCGAGATCTATAACTTTCGCAAACTGCGGGAACAACTGGCTGAAGAGTTCGAGTTCCGGACCCACTCCGACACCGAGGTTCCCCTGCATCTCTATCGTAAAAAAGGCTCCGCCTGCGTAAAAGAGCTGGACGGAATGTTCGCCTTCTGCATCTTCACCGAGGCCGGCGACTACCTTTTGGCCCGCGATCCGGTGGGAATCAAGCCGCTTTATTACGCCTACCGCGACGGCAACCTGTACTTCAGCTCCGAGCTGGGCGCCATGAGCCTGGCCCAGGTGGAGGAGGTGCACGAATTTCCCGCCGGCCACTACTACACCCCGCAGGAAGGCTTTGTCCGCTACTATCAGGTGCCGGAGATCCGGGACCACCTGCTCACCGGGGTCGATGAAGCGGCGGCCAGGGTCCGCGACACCTTCAAGGCCTCGGTGAAAAAACGGCTGCTGGCCGACCCGGAGATCCCGGTGGGCGCCTTTTGCAGCGGCGGCCTGGACTCCAGCCTGATCGCCGCCATCGCCGCCGAAGAGATCCCCAACCTGCACACCTTTGCCGTGGGCATGCGGGATGAAAACGGCAAGGAGAGCGACGACCTCACCGCCGCCCGCCTGGTGGCCGAGCATATCGACTCCACCCACCACGAGCTGATCTTCACCGAAGAGGAGTACTACCAGGCCCTGCCCGAGGTGATCGGCAAACTGGAAAGCTACGATCCTTCCCTGGTGCGCTGCGCCGTACCCTGCTACTTCACCTGCAAGCTGGCGGCCCGGTATGTCACCGTGGTGCTCACCGGCGAGGGGGCCGACGAACTGTTTGCCGGCTACCACTACATGAAGCACCAGGAAACGGCCAGGCTCAACCAGGAATGCCGGCGGCTGATCTCCACCCTGCACAATATCAACCTGCAGCGGGCCGACCGCATCGGCATGCTGTTCAACCTGGAGTTGCGGGTGCCCTTTCTCGACACCGCGATGATCGACCTGGCCATGCAGATCCCGGCGGAGCTGAAAATCCGCCAGGTCAACGACGCCCGGATCGAAAAGTGGATCCTGCGCCGGGCCTTTGCCGACACCGGTCATCTGCCCGAAGAGGTGCTCTGGCGCTACAAGGTGCAGTACACCCAAGGGGCCGGCTGCGAAAGCCTGGGCGAAAGGCTGGCCGAAAAAGAGATCAGCGACCAGGAACTGGCCGAAATCAAGGCCGCCTACCCCCAGGCCGCCATCAACAGCAAGGAAGCGGCCCTTTATTTCAAAATCTTCCGCCGCTATCACCCCCAGGACTCGATCCTGAAATCCATCGGTATCTGGGAGGGCTTCAACTTTGCCGAGGAGCGGGCCAACACCCAGGGAGCCCTGGACAACAAACGCTACCAGGACACCCCGGCCGCTGCCCCAAAAGCCAACGACCCGGAAGGAGCTTCTCAATGA